A single genomic interval of Sinorhizobium garamanticum harbors:
- a CDS encoding VOC family protein, with protein MRMIFVNLPVKNLEASRTFFSALGFTFNEQFSDDTAACMVIDDNIFAMLLTEPKFRNFITGEISDTAKGTEVITALSATSRAECDDMLAKALAAGAKPWKPAIDYGSMYGISFQDLDGHVWEFMWMDMTAEQAA; from the coding sequence ATGCGCATGATTTTCGTAAACCTGCCCGTCAAAAACCTGGAGGCCTCCCGGACCTTCTTCTCCGCTCTCGGCTTTACCTTCAACGAGCAGTTTTCGGACGACACGGCCGCCTGCATGGTGATCGACGACAACATCTTCGCCATGCTGCTGACCGAGCCGAAATTCCGCAATTTCATCACCGGAGAGATCAGCGACACGGCCAAGGGAACGGAAGTCATCACCGCCCTTTCCGCCACAAGCCGCGCCGAGTGCGACGACATGCTCGCCAAAGCGCTCGCCGCCGGCGCCAAACCGTGGAAGCCGGCAATCGACTACGGCTCGATGTACGGAATCAGCTTCCAGGATCTCGACGGCCATGTCTGGGAATTCATGTGGATGGACATGACGGCCGAGCAGGCGGCGTAA
- a CDS encoding NADPH-dependent F420 reductase — protein sequence MSIGIIGSGNIGSAVARALARAEIPAVISNSRGPESLKELAEELSPYITAGTREEAASADLVLVAVNWSKLSKALSGLPDWNGRIVIDANNPIEAPLFKPAELKGRLSSEVFAELVPGARVVKAFNHLQPHLISGDPETEGGRRVLFFSGDDVAAKAEVGRLIDRLGFFGIDLGPLSVGGKLMQFPGGPLPALNLVKFD from the coding sequence ATGTCCATCGGTATTATCGGATCCGGCAACATCGGATCGGCCGTTGCCCGGGCACTCGCCCGGGCGGAGATCCCGGCCGTCATTTCCAACAGCCGTGGCCCGGAGAGCCTCAAAGAGCTGGCCGAAGAACTCTCCCCTTATATCACCGCGGGGACGCGCGAAGAGGCCGCAAGCGCCGATCTGGTGCTTGTCGCCGTTAACTGGTCGAAGCTGTCCAAGGCGCTTTCCGGTCTGCCGGATTGGAACGGCCGGATCGTCATCGACGCGAACAACCCGATCGAGGCGCCGCTCTTCAAGCCCGCTGAGCTCAAGGGGCGGCTTTCGAGCGAGGTCTTCGCCGAACTCGTCCCAGGTGCGCGCGTCGTCAAGGCCTTCAACCATTTGCAGCCACACCTCATCTCCGGCGATCCGGAGACAGAAGGCGGCCGCCGCGTGCTGTTCTTCTCCGGTGATGACGTCGCCGCCAAGGCGGAAGTCGGCAGGTTGATCGACCGGCTCGGCTTCTTTGGCATCGATCTCGGCCCACTCTCGGTCGGCGGAAAGCTCATGCAGTTTCCCGGTGGTCCGCTGCCGGCGCTGAACCTCGTCAAGTTCGATTGA
- the panC gene encoding pantoate--beta-alanine ligase, giving the protein MKTITTIAELRAALAEHRRAGKSIGLVPTMGFLHVGHMELVRRARSENDVVVASIFVNPLQFGPNEDLAKYPRDLARDQAMLAEGGVDFLFAPGVSDMYPRPMETVVDLPKLGLELEGSVRPGHFAGVATVVTKLFNIVQPDRAYFGEKDFQQLQIIRRMVDDLAQPVSVIGVPTVREADGLACSSRNVYLTADERRAAAIVPKALGEAERLIAGGVTDPAAVEKGVIDFLSTEPLARPEVVALRDPETLEPIEEIGEKPVLLLLFVRFGTTKLLDNRVIAPKSAHFAKVA; this is encoded by the coding sequence ATGAAAACGATCACCACCATCGCCGAACTGCGCGCGGCTCTCGCCGAGCATCGGCGAGCGGGGAAGAGCATCGGTTTGGTCCCCACCATGGGTTTTCTTCACGTCGGCCACATGGAACTCGTGCGTCGCGCGCGCAGTGAGAATGACGTGGTCGTCGCCAGCATCTTCGTCAATCCCTTGCAGTTCGGACCGAACGAGGATCTTGCCAAATATCCGCGCGATCTCGCCCGCGACCAGGCAATGCTCGCCGAAGGCGGCGTCGATTTTCTCTTCGCGCCTGGTGTTTCCGACATGTATCCGCGTCCGATGGAGACCGTGGTCGACTTGCCGAAGCTTGGCTTGGAGCTCGAGGGTTCGGTTCGGCCCGGCCATTTCGCTGGCGTCGCGACGGTCGTCACCAAGCTCTTCAACATCGTTCAGCCGGACCGTGCCTATTTCGGCGAGAAGGATTTCCAGCAGCTTCAGATCATCCGCCGCATGGTCGATGATCTGGCGCAGCCCGTCTCGGTGATCGGCGTGCCGACGGTGCGCGAGGCGGATGGCCTTGCCTGTTCGTCGCGCAACGTCTATCTGACCGCCGACGAGCGTCGCGCCGCCGCGATCGTACCGAAGGCGCTGGGCGAGGCCGAACGGTTGATCGCCGGCGGTGTGACCGATCCTGCGGCGGTCGAGAAGGGTGTCATCGACTTTCTGTCGACAGAGCCGCTGGCGCGGCCGGAGGTCGTCGCGCTGCGCGATCCGGAAACGCTGGAGCCGATCGAGGAAATCGGCGAGAAGCCGGTTCTGCTCTTGCTGTTCGTCCGCTTCGGCACCACGAAGCTGCTCGATAACCGTGTTATCGCTCCGAAATCCGCCCATTTTGCAAAGGTAGCCTGA